The Streptomyces sp. NBC_01463 DNA window TGGTCGCGGACGCCCCCGCCGGCGACGCGATCGTGCACGTCGACATCGCGCTGCTGCCCGGCCGCACCCCCGAGGTCCGGGCGCAGCTCACCGAGTCCGTGGTGGAGCTGCTGGCCGCGCACATCCGGCCGGCCGACGGGCTGACGCTCCACCTCTCGGCCGAGACCCGCGACCTCGACCCGTCCTACCGCAAGAACTGAGACCCGGGGGAGGGCGCCGCGCTACCGCAGCCGCTGCGGGGGCACGGCCGGCACGGCGGGTGCCAGCGAGGAGAGCCGCGTCAGCAGCTCTCCGAACGGCCCGTCGGCCGGCTCCTGCGCGAGGACCCGCAGCACGACACCGGCCATCTCCTCGTTGTACGCGGCGCTCACCGCGGCCAGCGCCGCGAAGTCGTGGACGAGCTGCATCTCCAGCTCGGCCCGCGGGATGCGCCGCCCGTCCAGCCAGATCAGCGCCGTCGACTCGGCGAGCGAGACCCAGGACCTGACCACCAGCTCCAGCCGGGCCGGGGGTT harbors:
- a CDS encoding 5-carboxymethyl-2-hydroxymuconate Delta-isomerase translates to MPQITVDYSAELDDTFDRPGFAGALHPLIAETVTTKIAACKTRFRRVEETVVADAPAGDAIVHVDIALLPGRTPEVRAQLTESVVELLAAHIRPADGLTLHLSAETRDLDPSYRKN